One Triticum dicoccoides isolate Atlit2015 ecotype Zavitan chromosome 5B, WEW_v2.0, whole genome shotgun sequence genomic window carries:
- the LOC119308682 gene encoding protein ROS1A-like isoform X1, with protein sequence MQGFGQWLPQSQSAADLYFSSIMSSQLDTSIEMQTRNTAVAVLEDESAHSFGITSAAGPIEVTRNDAGTIIDHENVAEPTGGIDLNKTPPPKAKRKKHRPKVLKPSKPPKPATPKPSKAKEEKPSGKRKYVRKNMPAGQPPSEQTAESHRKATLKPAKRSLNFEGEVPQENTHPGSQAQVVSCDPKDYQPSMPSTGQRNVQSQLTCHLDFTTSSMYSSANQMADTQLLPADNMKTSIYSSANQMANAQFLPAHNMPKGVLFDLNSSTNQIQNEYANFLDGPAQFFQSGITETLQTNPLLELCAGMPDKSLPDLNSSITLMQGMPTNFTEYLLSSSQASVRETHMGKQMPNCQRMPENPVTPAQCFEGVATRENFNLNSCLREGGVTNQICHGYRSTQSPIPPPKQIEGHSAMENLNGLGTISDYLKFTTSPSPYRQTGGALGLHGSHSSSHVHALDTREHNASNGAHIPLCMNLDQQRNGWASVDACHAAPSQGSYFPETYKRMRTDNYSKCLNGAVGNTSTPTMYLSNNRNTNVVSAINSNVFTLADAQRLIAREKSRASRGMISFGGSGCNMVKRPEMIEEHYRPAIRGTACSDSVEAPDKHFRHITDKITQVPSNNPNTLQNQNCSPRIGSHQPQFWEGNTIEVSDLPVEQHNQSTAPQDDTRNNFCIGPSDELGRSINGEISRFPVTPTGQSTGNNTMKKFGFQLETSGEVIMPLTSPRNSSPGTDVLRNENHQVEVCGETTVAKPSEKRKPGRPRKEIKPGENPKPRGRPRKQKVVGAELASKGSHTDPWPIEDISVISGPHAGVSPGSEGINTERSGESSPGAIAPPVDPLDLIIQKIKVLDINKSDDTGSAEPHGALVPYKGEFGAIIPYEGKGKRKYARAKVNLDPVTALMWKLLMEPDMVDGSEGMDKDKEKWLEEERRIFRGRIDSFIARMHLVQGDRRFSPWKGSVVDSVVGVFLTQNVSDHLSSSAFMALAAKFPAKPEVSKISADRMFHTASENVGCSGLFGDSVKLPGGILVEEGSNTTGSLVTTEEKEGSNSSGLFGNSPGDGVDCTAGVYYNSYGTLPVRLHEGKPPAVGTESVVEVEDGALEDVVSSQNSAISSQSSPDYLFHMTDHMFPSTLLNFTAEDFVGRNMANGTSNSTTYTELLKMQELKSKPNEKEYDGVPIQCTNRGSIPSEVHNLNSKTQPLQASGSYHQNGRAHLPDITFSNDLEHSVYTGLNRTYDSRVTPAEIRYDCSLSSPGIDSENRSQTTDSLTALLYGIDGSLSQDKIPFPSMATQGADSISTLMDKYFHPSSSETASFAREQLSCENNLQRNDVVAAFVKQHETLNLQEECTARAKQIGGENYQSECSQQYGNVGLSSNMDGSHCSSNLYQNQKANSELLERIASDSIEKPKDTNKALPEVPADRSKAKKARAGKKRTYDWDILRKEVLASRGNEGRGENAKDALDWETIRQIDVKEISNTIRERGMNNMLSERIQDFLNRVVRDHGSIDLEWLRYVDPDKAKEYLLSIRGLGLKSVECVRLLTLHHMAFPVDTNVGRICVRLGWVPLQPLPESLQLHLLELYPMLENIQKYLWPRLCKLDQRTLYELHYQMITFGKVFCTKSKPNCNACPMRAECKHFASAFASARLALPGPEEKSLVTSGNPIASGSCQQPYISSMRLNQLDWNANAHDHILDNRQPIIEEPASPEPEPETAEMRESAIEDIFLDDPEEIPTIKLNFEEFAQNLKNYMQVNNIEMEDADMSSALVAITPEAASIPTPRLKNVSRLRTEHQVYELPDSHPLLEGYDQREPDDPCPYLLSIWTPGETAQSIDAPKTACNSNESGKLCDSSACFSCNSMREAQAQTVRGTILVPCRTAMRGSFPLNGTYFQVNEVFADHDSSRNPVDVPRRWIWDLPRRTVYFGTSVPSIFKGLTTEDIQQCFWRGFVCVRGFDRTSRAPRPLYARLHFPASKVTRNKKGAASAGTDDA encoded by the exons ATGCAGGGCTTTGGACAATGGCTTCCTCAATCGCAGAGTGCAGCCGATCTTTATTTCTCAAGTATTATGTCATCTCAGTTGGACACTTCCATAGAGATGCAGACTAGAAATACTGCAGTTGCAGTGTTGGAGGATGAGTCTGCTCATTCGTTTGGCATTACAAGTGCTGCTGGGCCAATTGAAGTCACTAGAAATGATGCTGGGACAATTATAGACCATGAAAATGTTGCTGAACCGACTGGAGGTATTGACTTGAACAAGACCCCACCACCAAAGGCTAAGAGGAAAAAGCACAGGCCAAAGGTCCTGAAACCATCAAAGCCTCCTAAGCCTGCAACTCCAAAGCCTTCCAAGGCAAAGGAGGAAAAACCATCTGGTAAAAGAAAGTATGTCCGTAAGAATATGCCAGCAGGCCAACCTCCCTCAGAACAGACTGCTGAGTCACATCGCAAAGCTACCCTGAAACCCGCTAAGCGGTCTTTGAACTTTGAGGGGGAAGTTCCACAAGAGAACACACATCCTGGATCCCAAGCTCAAGTGGTATCTTGTGATCCCAAGGACTATCAACCATCCATGCCTTCTACCGGTCAAAGAAATGTCCAAAGCCAGTTGACATGCCATTTGGATTTTACCACCAGTTCAATGTACAGTTCAGCCAATCAGATGGCTGATACACAGCTATTGCCTGCAGATAATATGAAAACATCAATTTACAGTTCAGCCAATCAGATGGCTAATGCACAGTTTTTGCCTGCACATAATATGCCAAAAGGAGTATTATTTGACCTCAATAGTTCGACGAATCAGATACAGAATGAGTATGCTAATTTTTTGGATGGGCCTGCGCAATTTTTTCAGTCTGGAATAACAGAAACATTACAAACAAATCCTTTGCTAGAGCTCTGTGCTGGCATGCCAGATAAAAGTTTACCTGATCTCAACAGTTCAATCACTCTAATGCAGGGCATGCCAACTAATTTTACTGAATACTTGCTTTCATCGTCACAAGCTTCTGTAAGAGAAACACATATGGGCAAACAGATGCCTAATTGTCAAAGAATGCCAGAAAATCCAGTTACACCTGCTCAGTGTTTTGAAGGGGTTGCAACGAGGGAAAACTTCAATCTTAATTCTTGTTTAAGAGAAGGAGGGGTAACCAACCAAATATGTCATGGCTACAGATCGACACAAAGCCCAATCCCACCTCCCAAGCAAATTGAAGGGCATTCTGCAATGGAAAATTTGAATGGGCTTGGAACAATAAGTGACTACTTAAAGTTTACCACCAGTCCTAGTCCTTACAGGCAAACAGGTGGTGCACTTGGACTTCATGGTTCACACAGCTCGTCACATGTGCATGCACTGGACACCAGAGAACACAATGCTTCCAATGGTGCCCATATTCCACTATGTATGAATCTTGACCAGCAGAGGAATGGATGGGCATCTGTAGATGCGTGCCATGCTGCACCCTCTCAGGGGTCATATTTTCCTGAAACCTACAAAAGAATGAGAACAGATAATTATAGTAAATGCCTGAATGGAGCTGTGGGCAACACATCCACCCCAACTATGTATTTGTCAAACAATCGGAATACAAATGTGGTTTCAGCTATCAACTCTAATGTGTTTACCCTAGCTGATGCTCAAAGACTGATAGCCCGTGAGAAATCACGAGCTTCCCGAGGAATGATTAGTTTTGGAGGATCAGGATGCAATATGGTTAAAAGACCGGAAATGATCGAAGAACATTATAGACCTGCTATccgtggcactgcatgcagtgattcTGTTGAAGCACCTGATAAACATTTCAGACACATAACAGATAAAATTACACAGGTGCCTAGTAATAATCCAAACAccttgcaaaatcaaaactgtagtCCGAGAATTGGAAGTCATCAACCACAGTTTTGGGAAGGCAACACGATTGAAGTGTCAGATTTGCCTGTTGAACAGCATAATCAGAGCACTGCCCCTCAGGATGATACTCGAAATAATTTCTGCATTGGTCCTTCCGACGAGCTTGGCAGAAGCATCAATGGTGAAATTTCTAGGTTCCCTGTCACTCCAACAGGCCAATCAACAGGTAACAACACTATGAAAAAGTTTGGTTTCCAACTGGAGACTTCTGGAGAAGTTATTATGCCCCTTACCAGTCCAAGAAATTCATCACCAGGTACTGATGTTCTGAGAAATGAGAATCATCAAGTGGAGGTTTGTGGAGAAACTACTGTAGCTAAACCTAGTGAGAAGCGAAAACCAGGACGACCCAGAAAAGAGATAAAACCTGGTGAGAATCCAAAGCCTAGAGGTCGTCCAAGGAAGCAAAAGGTGGTTGGTGCAGAACTTGCATCCAAAGGTAGCCATACTGATCCATGGCCAATTGAGGATATTTCTGTTATCTCTGGACCTCATGCGGGAGTGTCTCCTGGTTCCGAAGGGATTAATACGGAACGAAGTGGAGAAAGTTCTCCTGGAGCTATAGCACCTCCAGTGGATCCTTTGGATCTCATAATTCAAAAGATAAAAGTCTTAGACATAAACAAATCAGATGACACCGGGTCAGCTGAGCCGCATGGTGCTCTTGTCCCTTACAAAGGAGAATTTGGTGCAATTATTCCATATGAGGGGAAAGGGAAAAGAAAATATGCCCGGGCCAAAGTGAACCTTGATCCAGTGACTGCTCTAATGTGGAAGTTATTGATGGAGCCAGATATGGTTGATGGTTCCGAAGGGATGGATAAGGACAAAGAGAaatggcttgaagaagaaaggagaatATTCCGAGGACGTATTGATTCGTTCATTGCTCGCATGCATCTAGTTCAAG GAGATCGCCGTTTCTCTCCCTGGAAAGGATCAGTTGTGGATTCAGTAGTGGGTGTTTTTCTCACCCAGAATGTTTCAGACCATCTTTCCAG CTCTGCGTTTATGGCTCTTGCTGCAAAATTTCCTGCAAAGCCAGAAGTCTCTAAAATATCTGCAGATAGGATGTTTCACACAGCATCAGAGAACGTTGGTTGTTCTGGATTGTTTGGTGATTCTGTCAAATTGCCGGGCGGTATTCTTGTTGAAGAGGGAAGTAACACAACAGGCTCCTTAGTTACAACAGAAGAAAAGGAAGGAAGCAACAGTTCTGGGTTGTTTGGAAATTCTCCTGGAGATGGAGTAGACTGTACAGCAGGGGTTTATTATAATTCTTATGGGACACTGCCGGTTAGGCTGCATGAGGGCAAGCCACCGGCTGTGGGGACTGAAAGCGTTGTTGAAGTCGAAGATGGGGCACTGGAGGACGTTGTTTCATCACAGAACTCTGCTATTTCATCTCAAAGTTCCCCTGATTATCTGTTTCACATGACTGATCATATGTTCCCAAGCACATTGCTAAATTTTACAGCAGAAGACTTTGTTGGCAGAAATATGGCCAATGGTACAAGCAATTCAACCACATACACAGAACTTCTAAAGATGCAAGAGCTAAAGAGCAAGCCTAATGAAAAGGAATATGATGGAGTTCCAATACAATGTACAAACAGGGGTTCAATCCCCAGTGAAGTACATAACCTTAACAGCAAGACTCAACCTCTTCAAGCTTCTGGCTCTTATCACCAGAATGGCCGAGCTCATCTCCCAGATATAACATTTTCCAATGACTTAGAGCACTCAGTATACACTGGCCTTAATAGAACATATGATTCCAGGGTCACACCAGCTGAGATCAGATATGATTGTTCTTTATCTTCTCCTGGAATTGACAGTGAAAATAGATCTCAAACAACTGATTCTTTAACTGCTCTTCTATACGGTATAGATGGATCCTTAAGTCAGGACAAAATCCCTTTCCCTTCCATGGCGACGCAAGGAGCTGACTCGATTTCAACATTAATGGATAAATATTTTCATCCATCAAGTTCAGAGACGGCGTCATTTGCTAGGGAGCAATTGTCCTGTGAAAATAATCTTCAAAGAAATGACGTTGTAGCTGCATTTGTGAAACAGCATGAAACTTTGAATCTGCAAGAGGAATGTACTGCCAGAGCAAAGCAAATTGGAGGTGAAAATTATCAGTCAGAATGTAGCCAACAGTATGGCAATGTTGGACTTTCATCAAACATGGATGGGAGTCATTGTTCCTCAAACTTGTATCAAAATCAAAAAGCAAATTCTGAACTCCTAGAGAGGATTGCTTCAGACTCAATAGAGAAACCCAAAGATACTAATAAGGCTTTACCTGAAGTTCCTGCTGACAGATCAAAAGCAAAGAAGGCAAGGGCTGGTAAAAAGAGAACATATGATTGGGATATTTTAAGAAAAGAAGTTCTTGCTAGTCGAGGAAACGAAGGAAGAGGTGAGAATGCAAAGGATGCACTTGATTGGGAAACAATAAGGCAAATAGATGTGAAGGAAATATCTAACACAATTAGAGAGCGAGGAATGAACAACATGCTCTCAGAGCGGATACAA GATTTTCTAAACCGGGTGGTGAGAGACCATGGGAGCATTGACCTTGAATGGTTGCGATATGTCGATCCAGACAAAGCAAA GGAGTACCTCTTAAGCATTAGAGGTCTTGGACTGAAAAGTGTAGAGTGTGTGCGTCTTTTGACACTCCATCATATGGCTTTCCCT GTGGACACAAATGTTGGTAGGATTTGTGTGAGGCTGGGATGGGTGCCACTTCAACCCCTACCTGAGTCTCTTCAGTTGCATCTGTTGGAGCT GTATCCAATGCTGGAGAACATACAGAAATACCTCTGGCCTCGATTATGCAAGCTTGATCAACGGACATT GTACGAGCTTCACTATCAAATGATAACGTTTGGAAAG GTATTTTGTACAAAAAGTAAGCCAAATTGCAATGCATGCCCAATGAGAGCTGAATGCAAGCACTTTGCAAGTGCATTTGCAAG TGCTAGACTTGCTCTTCCTGGACCTGAAGAGAAGAGTTTGGTTACGTCAGGAAACCCAATTGCTTCAGGGAGCTGCCAGCAGCCATACATAAGTTCTATGCGTTTAAATCAACTTGACTGGAATGCAAATGCCCATGACCATATTCTGGACAATCGCCAGCCAATCATTGAGGAGCCAGCAAGTCCGGAACCAGAACCAGAGACTGCAGAGATGAGAGAGAGTGCCATAGAGGATATTTTTCTTGATGATCCTGAAGAAATTCCTACAATCAAGCTTAATTTCGAGGAGTTTGCACAGAATCTCAAGAATTATATGCAAGTCAATAACATTGAAATGGAAGATGCTGATATGTCAAGTGCCTTGGTTGCCATAACTCCGGAAGCTGCATCTATCCCGACTCCTAGGCTCAAGAATGTTAGTCGCCTAAGAACAGAGCATCAAGT CTATGAACTGCCGGACTCACATCCACTTCTTGAAGGA TACGACCAAAGAGAGCCTGATGATCCTTGCCCGTATCTACTCTCTATATGGACCCCAG GTGAAACAGCTCAGTCAATTGATGCACCCAAGACAGCATGCAACTCCAATGAGAGCGGTAAACTATGTGACAGCAGTGCATGCTTCAGTTGCAACAGTATGCGAGAGGCGCAGGCTCAAACAGTCAGAGGAACAATTTTG GTACCGTGTCGAACAGCTATGAGAGGAAGCTTTCCACTTAATGGGACATATTTCCAAGTAAATGAG GTATTTGCTGATCACGACTCAAGCCGAAACCCAGTTGATGTTCCGAGGAGATGGATATGGGACCTCCCTAGGAGAACAGTTTACTTCGGAACTTCAGTTCCTTCAATCTTTAAAG GTTTAACAACTGAAGACATACAGCAGTGCTTCTGGAGAG GATTTGTTTGTGTGAGGGGCTTTGATAGGACATCAAGAGCACCAAGACCACTGTACGCAAGGCTTCACTTTCCAGCAAGCAAAGTTACCAGGAATAAAAAGGGTGCAGCTTCTGCAGGCACAGATGATGCATAG